In Thiothrix unzii, the sequence AGGTTGGGGTTTCTTCGTGGGTATTTGCACTCCACCCCACTATCCTTATCATCATCCCCCATTGTTACCAAACATAAGGATTTTCCATGCGCCCATCGCACCTCAGCACCATTCTCGATAAGGAATTCTTAGGCACGTTACAGGGCTACCATACCCCCGTAATGTTGTGGGGGCCGCCGGGTGTGGGCAAATCACAAATCGTGGCGCAAATCGGTGCACGCCATAACGCGCCAGTGATTGACGTGCGTTTATCGCAAATGGAACCCAGCGATTTACGCGGCATTCCGTTTCGTGACAGTGAGTTGGTGGAATGGGCGATTCCGTCGATGTTGCCGAATGCCGAACGCCACGGTGCGCAGGGCATTTTGTTTTTGGATGAAATTACTTCAGCAGTGCCGAGTGTCTCAGCGGCGGCGTATCAGCTTATTTTGGATCGGCGTTTAGGCGATTACCGCGTGCCGGATGGCTGGGCAATTTTTGCAGCAGGAAACCGCCAAGGGGATCGCGGGGTGACGTACACCATGCCCGCACCGTTGGCGAATCGCTTTTCGCATTTCGAGGTGGATTTAAACCTTGATGACTGGGTGGCTTGGGCTTACCAAAACGGCATTGATGAACGCATTATCGGGTTTTTGCGCTTCCGCCCGGAACAGTTGTTTAACTTTGATCCGGCGCACAATCCGGTAGCATTTCCGACCCCGCGTTCGTGGGAATTCGTGCATCGCGCCTTGCAAAAGTTTGGGGATTCACCCGCATTATTGTTGGGTACATTGCAAGCCTGCGTCGGCCCTGCGGCGGGTATTGAGCTGAAAGCCTTCGTCGATAGCCTTGATCAAATGCCTGATCTCGATGCGATTATGCGCGGCGAAGAGATTAAAGCCCCGAAGGAAGTGGACTTACAATACGCAGTTGCCTCAGCTTTGGTGGGGCGAGCCATTCGAGCACGTGGCACACCGGAAGCCGCAACGGTTTACGGGCATATTTTGAATTACGCTAAAGCGTTTCCGCTCAAAGAAATGGGCGTGATGTTGGTGTCAGACATGCTGCGGGCGGTGGGCGACGAAATTTTTGGTATACCTGCTTTCGCACAATGGGCGCATTCTATCGGGGACATCATGTTGTATGATTAAGGATGGTATATCCTTTATAATCAGCCCATTTTGATTAGCGGCTGTCATCGGCAGGAGTTTTGCACGTATGCCTTTCTCACATCATCCAGCAGCAGAGGCGGCGGATACGCCATTGTCTGACCTTCCCTTGGTGGGCGAACGTTACGTATTGCGTCGCTGCATGGCAGAAACGGCATTAGGCAAAGTCTATTGGGCGTGTGATCAGCACAAACCCCAACCCGATGACGCAGCCTGTAATGCTTTAATCTTTACCGTGCTGCCAGCATTGGCGCGTAATAGCGTGTTTGAACAGGCATTGCGCCAAGTGCTTCCGGCTTACCAACAAGAAAATGCGACGCAACCCACCATCCTTGCTGACGGTAAAGAAACCGACGGCACGCGCTGGCTGGTCTTGCAAAACATCCGGGGTATGCTGCTCTCAGAACGCTTGCAGGAATTGGATGATCGGGGAATGCCACCCAATGAGGCATTCGAGATTCTCTACGGGATTTCGCACGCGATTGGCTCGCACCCGCCGCAAGGGGTTTTCGGGTTCCTCGAACCGGGCGCGATACTCGGCGACGGTCATGAGTATTGCCTGTTAAACGCCCCGGTGGTGGCAGCGTTGCGCCTTGCCAGCAATGGCATTATCAGTAATCCGCAAAATCGCCAAACGTTTCATTCCAGTTTCATCAGCCCCGAAGTCGCTTTGGGTGATCAGGCGGAATCACGCGATGATACGTTTTCACTCGCGTGCATCGCTTACTATTTATTCCAAGGTCATGCCCCGTTTGGGAACCAAACCACGCTCGAAGCCGCCGTGCGTAACGCTTCCCCAGCAGTCATTGCCAAATTAAAACCGGAAATGTGGGCGGCCTTGCGTCAAGGCATGAACCTTAAACGTGAGCAACGCCAAACCAGCCCACCGCTGTTATTACAAGGCTTGCAACAACGCGCCCGCCCCCGCTTGTTATTGCCAGTAGCAGCGTTCAGTGTGCTTAGTCTCGTGGCTTATGCGGGCTACCAGATTTTCAGCGATAACGAACCCGTACCTGCGGCGATTCCAACCGAAGCGGCTTTACCCGCCAACAGCGTCATTCCCACCACCGAAGAAACCCTGCCTGGTCAAACACCTACATTGGTGAACGAACCGGGTTTGCCGCCGGTAGCTGATCAGGAAACTGCACAAGCCGCAGCCGAACGCCGCGCCACAGAAACCGCCGCCAAAGCCCAGGAAGATGCTGACCGCCTTGCCGCAATGCAACGTGAAGTGCAAGCGCAAGTTGCCAGCGAATTAGCTGCGGCGACCGCTGCCAACACCGCAAAAACCGCCGAACAGCAAAAGCAAATTGATACTTGGTTAAAGCAGGCACAAACCGCCGTGCGTGAAGGTAAACTGCTCAGTAATGACATCACCAGACCCGCTGCTGCGAATTACTTAACCCAAGTATTAGAGCTTGACCCCGAAAACATCACCGCTAAAAAACTGTCGCTGCAAATGGTCGACGACCTGCACCGTGAAGCGGAGAGTTTGCTAAAAGCGCGACGTTACGATGCCGCCAACGAAGTGCTGTTAGACTCGGACAAACTGATTACCGAATTCAATCTCACTGACAGTGTGCAACGCCAAGCGCAGCTAGAAATACAAGCTGATCAAAGCACCCAAGAAACCAATAAAGCCAAGCATTACCTGCAAAGTGCCGAACGCGCGATGGGTTACAATAATGTCATGCAAGGCGATGAGCGTAGCGAAAGTGCGGTCGGCTACCTGAGTGCCTTGTTTGAGGCATACCCCGACCATCCTGAAGGCACGAAATTACTCAAACGCATTATCCGTCAACAACACGAGCAAGCCAGCGGCGCACTGCAAAAACGCAATAACGATGAGGCACGCCGTTACCTCAATGACAGCCAGAAATTGATTGGGCGTTACACCCTTGATGATATGGTAGAAAACCAATTAGATCTGGAAAAACGTTACCGTGATAAGCAGTTGGAAGGGATTTTCCCGTCAACCAACCCTGCGTCAGCCGCAGATAACACCAAACCCGCGCCGTCTGCCACCAACGCTACACCGCGTCAGCCACCGGAAAAACGCCGGGGTGAAAACGACAAGCCAACGACTGCACCGGGCGCACCTGCAACCGCACCCACAGAACCGCCAGCAGTCGCACCTGCAACCGTACCTACAGAACCGCCAGCGGTTGCACCTGCCACTGTCGCTGCGCCAACAACCGAACAACCCGCTCCCGCTGCTGTAACACCAGCACCAGCAGAGCCTGCCGCGCCCACAGAAACCGTACCCAGCACTCCGCAACCCGAAACTGCACCAGCACCAGCAGCGGATACAACAACACCCGTAGTGCCTGCACCTGCTGAAACGGTAAAACCGCCACCCGCAACACCTGTACCCGTGCCGGTCACAGAAGCCCCAGTGTCACCCGATTTACCGATTGCCACTACACCAGCCATTCCTGAATCGGTGGAAATGCCACCCACATTGTTGGATCAGCCGCAAGTCAACCCGCCAGTCGAACCGGCTCCGCCATTATCCGACCCGACAACATTGATTGAGTCTGCACCAGAAGTTGCGAATCCACCGCCTGCAAACGACGCACCCACCGGATTTGAGAATCCAGCCGGAACAGGCAATAACAGTGGTAATAGCTTTACCCCAGACGTTCAGGGTGTGGATGAGCTTCCTGTTCCTGACGAGGTAGTGCCAGAGAACAGAAATTGAAGCACGCGGGAATTATTGGCAGGGAACCCAATTCAAGCGGAACACCACTTGATTGTGTAAATCGACGGTATCGACAGCAATGTAACTGTCGTTACCCGCTGCAATGATTTCACTGTTGATGCGAAGATTGAACTCCCCACCCTTACAATCTGCATTGACCTCACGCGGGTACATATCGTCACGTTGCAGGTAATTCATGCCTTCGCGTGACTGATAGCGGTCAACACGCCAAGGACGCTGACGCGG encodes:
- a CDS encoding AAA family ATPase translates to MRPSHLSTILDKEFLGTLQGYHTPVMLWGPPGVGKSQIVAQIGARHNAPVIDVRLSQMEPSDLRGIPFRDSELVEWAIPSMLPNAERHGAQGILFLDEITSAVPSVSAAAYQLILDRRLGDYRVPDGWAIFAAGNRQGDRGVTYTMPAPLANRFSHFEVDLNLDDWVAWAYQNGIDERIIGFLRFRPEQLFNFDPAHNPVAFPTPRSWEFVHRALQKFGDSPALLLGTLQACVGPAAGIELKAFVDSLDQMPDLDAIMRGEEIKAPKEVDLQYAVASALVGRAIRARGTPEAATVYGHILNYAKAFPLKEMGVMLVSDMLRAVGDEIFGIPAFAQWAHSIGDIMLYD